In Argiope bruennichi chromosome X1, qqArgBrue1.1, whole genome shotgun sequence, a single window of DNA contains:
- the LOC129958521 gene encoding uncharacterized protein LOC129958521, with amino-acid sequence MALGPYCKALGIDEEVLNGQKIKVCEAKSISNGIMWELKKYKTNKKLTTKDLIEWLIKIFQVKCENSEELQEKLDKKFETLVGFRSTITRAPHKYRGELERLMNSAFDFPEEMGMDPVPPFEPTVCANLGPKLLKVLKEKGGDDDDSVDMSGHSDDDDEQAKKRKAREEIIQLKKDLGTARKVIISLNDKLNDLNKRCQILNDLSKTSVSERRRIEHDIAKLKNEWNAIMVTWHDLMERLNHVNNNKGNYLDVGYMVRRNKTKQGIFDELSFEFEKTLEDFKYKLTYMIEKERRKKKVVSREYRQKSTKDRKRARQESDDGAEDAKKPCLSEEALKQPAPPAATSISVDEFLKSEKVDEFKAGKFVNALKAIYIELTSMPFPCNDVHEIIYSILDELEPLNTDKIPTQSFAGNIYMEAHMAVSLQAFSDLLNMNKISICNDGVTKFSLQDATYDVTLANETNLKLGVKDISKGSPDTSLCLLKDLFSEILNCKVDGSQAAEAFLKKAKTLIPEYDFFDKKIIEILFLYKQQLSPLIPSDLDSLSDVFQNKVYLFNNFCTGLYFLLGLAKLTDFTVLAWESMSFGPSAGNWENGLRTSKTVQQIYSFCNIVNPESTEKISIEFREFLQKTKKLDSQPLAPCKGNLFNVIFHNSAGIWFYHETNILTEFFEAMKQKEVSVDDLSNLLNEKHSYPFAKALGLLGKLVAVPLWTVLEDDDVKIGLRYNSLLKKVESWSKDASKFMRGQERLFDDVPVSHDAVYVSLIKDNEASDALTKELLELLFTAFVPYIKYFLSGPAALENSGENSMEVDSDGKKTIHEDFGAFDRITINMHSVATYAQDALVLYSKTRNGEWQDKLCNKENLKVFEFVEKNCNDHLKTLYQRKIVLDGKLNTGELDQNSKWKLIEKKYKLIDDVMKWGGLWKNEKEMEAQIKEMKESDMLNALRAQIRFRRHVLGEEHENNLLDLASEGECFTAAKLCEHLKTILKKECQLTERNLELATATDDKEIKEQVTKLCDNAPELKQVTEPGKSCVPKENFHWLLGKLVKHTFAAEQEKETCTGVCFARKNDACGECSYFIRYKEKGVFRVPDARIAEDLKNQSLKVIDPSVNDLVGSRLSRAFIKDDGDLEWLDCKVVGVTNRGSDFVVEFDFYGAHMPITEWNAVPELETFTFATRLLEEYRTGHLRLL; translated from the coding sequence ATGGCTTTAGGTCCATATTGTAAAGCACTTGGGATTGATGAAGAAGTCCTGAATGGCCAAAAAATTAAGGTATGTGAAgctaaaagtatttcaaatggCATAATGTgggaattaaaaaagtataaaactaacAAGAAATTGACCACAAAAGATCTTATTGAATGGCTGATTAAAATATTCCaagtaaaatgtgaaaattcagaAGAACTTCAAGAAAAATTGGACAAAAAATTTGAGACCCTTGTAGGTTTCCGAAGTACCATCACTAGGGCTCCTCATAAGTATCGTGGCGAGTTGGAGCGATTGATGAATTCTGCTTTTGATTTTCCTGAAGAAATGGGTATGGATCCTGTTCCACCTTTTGAGCCTACTGTGTGTGCAAATCTTGGTCCTAAATTGTTGAAAGTGTTAAAGGAAAAGGGGGGTGATGATGATGATTCTGTTGACATGTCAGGTCATTCTGATGATGATGACGAACAAGCCAAAAAACGAAAAGCTAGGGAAGAAATCATTCAGTTGAAGAAGGATTTGGGTACTGCACGAAAAGTCATAATTTCTCTTAATGATAAATTGAATGATCTGAATAAGCGTTGCCAAATTCTAAATGATTTAAGTAAAACTAGTGTATCAGAACGTAGGCGAATCGAGCATGATATTGCAAAGTTGAAAAATGAGTGGAATGCTATAATGGTAACTTGGCATGATTTAATGGAGCGTTTGAATCATGTGAACAATAACAAAGGAAATTACTTGGATGTCGGTTACATGGTTCGTCGTAATAAAACTAAGCAGGGCATATTTGACGAGTTGAGTTTCGAATTTGAAAAGACTCTGGaggatttcaaatataaattaacctacatgattgaaaaagaaagaagaaagaaaaaggtgGTATCTCGAGAATATCGCCAAAAAAGCACAAAAGATAGGAAGAGGGCAAGGCAGGAGAGTGATGATGGTGCCGAAGATGCTAAGAAACCTTGCTTATCTGAAGAAGCCTTAAAGCAACCAGCGCCACCTGCCGCCACTTCTATTAGTGTGGATGAATTTTTGAAGTCTGAAAAGGTTGATGAATTTAAGGCTGGTAAATTTGTTAATGCATTGAAAGCTATTTACATTGAGTTAACTTCAATGCCATTCCCATGTAATGATGtccatgaaattatttattcgataCTTGATGAGCTTGAGCCTTTGAATACTGATAAAATTCCAACGCAATCATTTGctggaaatatatatatggaaGCACATATGGCAGTTTCTTTGCAGGCATTTTCAGATCTTCTgaacatgaataaaatatctatttgcaATGATGGTGTAACCAAATTTTCACTGCAAGATGCTACTTATGATGTTACTTTAGCTAATGAAACTAATTTGAAATTGGGAGTAAAAGATATATCTAAAGGCAGTCCCGATACTTCATTGTgtcttttaaaagatttgttcTCAGAAATCTTAAATTGCAAAGTGGATGGAAGTCAGGCTGCTGAAGCTTTTCTTAAAAAAGCTAAAACTTTGATTCCAGAGTATGATTtctttgataagaaaataatagaGATCCTTTTCTTGTATAAACAGCAGCTCTCTCCTCTCATTCCATCAGATTTAGATAGCTTATctgatgtttttcaaaataaagtgtatcttttcaataatttttgcacTGGTTTGTACTTCCTATTAGGATTAGCCAAATTAACTGATTTTACAGTTTTAGCTTGGGAAAGTATGTCATTTGGACCAAGTGCTGGCAACTGGGAAAATGGGCTCAGAACAAGTAAAACTGTGCAACAGATTTATTCATTCTGTAACATTGTCAATCCTGAATCCACAGAAAAAATCAGTATCGAGTTCagagaatttcttcaaaaaacaaaGAAGCTTGATTCACAACCACTGGCTCCTTGTAAAGGAAAtctttttaatgtgatttttcaCAATAGTGCAGGCATATGGTTTTATCATGAAACCAACATTTTGACAGAGTTTTTTGAGGCAATGAAGCAGAAAGAAGTTTCAGTTGATGACCTTTCTAATCTTCTGAATGAGAAACATAGTTATCCATTTGCAAAAGCTTTAGGTCTCTTGGGTAAATTGGTAGCAGTTCCATTGTGGACCGTTCTGGAAGATGATGATGTAAAGATTGGATTAAGATACAACTCATTGTTGAAAAAAGTGGAAAGCTGGTCCAAAGATGCTTCCAAGTTCATGAGAGGACAAGAGCGCTTATTTGATGATGTACCTGTATCTCATGATGCTGTTTATGTcagtttaattaaagataatgagGCAAGTGATGCATTAACCAAGGAGCTGCTGGAACTATTATTCACTGCTTTCGTGCCATATATAAAGTATTTCTTATCCGGCCCTGCAGCTTTGGAGAACAGTGGAGAAAATTCAATGGAAGTCGACTCTGATGGTAAGAAAACAATCCATGAAGATTTTGGAGCTTTTGACAGAATTACAATTAATATGCATTCTGTTGCAACTTATGCTCAGGATGCTCTTGTCTTATACAGTAAAACAAGAAATGGAGAATGGCAGGATAAACTATGCAATAAGGAAAACCTGAAAGTATTTGAATTTGTTGAGAAGAATTGCAATGACCATTTGAAGACTTTATACCAAAGAAAGATAGTATTGGATGGTAAATTAAATACAGGAGAATTGGACCAGAATAGTAAGTGGAAGCTTATTGAAAAGAAGTACAAGCTTATTGATGATGTAATGAAATGGGGTGGTctttggaaaaatgaaaaagaaatggaagcccaaataaaagaaatgaaagaaagtgATATGCTAAATGCTTTAAGAGCTCAGATTCGCTTCAGAAGACATGTACTGGGCGaagaacatgaaaataatttattagatttggCGTCTGAAGGAGAATGCTTCACTGCTGCCAAATTATGTGAGCATCTGAAGACTATTTTGAAGAAAGAATGCCAATTAACTGAGAGGAATCTTGAACTTGCCACAGCTACTGATGATAAAGAGATAAAAGAACAAGTAACTAAGCTTTGTGACAATGCACCAGAATTGAAGCAAGTTACCGAACCTGGAAAAAGCTGTGTGCCAAAAGAAAACTTCCATTGGCTTCTTGGAAAACTGGTTAAACATACTTTTGCTGCTGAGCAAGAAAAGGAAACTTGCACTGGTGTGTGCTTTGCTAGAAAGAATGATGCATGTGGAGAATGTTCATACTTTATCCGTTACAAAGAAAAGGGTGTCTTCCGAGTTCCTGATGCCAGAATAGCAGAAGATTTAAAGAATCAGAGTCTTAAAGTTATTGATCCTTCGGTGAATGATTTAGTTGGATCAAGGCTTAGCCGAGCATTTATAAAGGATGATGGAGACCTGGAATGGCTTGATTGCAAAGTTGTTGGCGTTACCAATCGAGGTTCAGACTTTGTAGTGGAATTTGACTTTTATGGTGCTCATATGCCAATTACTGAATGGAATGCTGTACCAGAGTTGGAAACTTTTACTTTTGCTACACGTCTTTTGGAGGAGTACCGAACTGGTCATCTTCGGTTACtgtaa